TTCGTCGAAGTCAGTTATCTCGACGGACCGACTGAAACGTATGCGCTCCCAGTCCAGATCGCGCGGGACGATGCGGCCCGCGCCATCGAGCGCTCCGCTCAGCACGCAGTGATCGCCCGTCTCCACGGCGAGAGCGATGCGATTTTGTATGACGCGATTTACGACGAGTCATTTCGCCGCGGCCTGTTCACGCTGATGACCGCGAGCCGGTCCGTGCCTGGAGCGAAGGGGAGTGTCGCCGGGCTGACGAGCACGGCTCTGCCGGAAGATGCGCGGTCTGCGGTGCCAGCGTCTCAGCCGCTCAGCGCTGAGCAAAGCAATTCATCGATGCTTTTCGAGAATCGGTTCTTCCTGAAGCTCTATCGGAAACTCGAGGACGGCGTTAACCCCGATGTCGAGGTCACGCGGTTTCTGACCGAGCGTGCGAAATTCCCGAATGTCCCGGCGTTTCTTGGCGCCATCGAATATCGCCGGAACAAAACCGCCCCGACCGTTGTTTGCCTGCTCCAAAGCGCGGTGGCGAATGAAGGGGATGCCTGGACGCTGACCCTCGATGCCGTGGGCCGTTATTACGAGCGGGTCCTGACCCGAAAAGCAGATTTACAAAGCCAGACGACCCCGCCTGGTCCGCTTCTCGAAGAATTAATCGGCGGAATCTATCCCGAGAAAGCAAAACTGCTCGGCCGCCGCACGGGGGAACTTCACCAGGCCCTCGCCAGCAGCGCCGACGAACCTGGCTTCGCCCCCGAGAATTTCAACGCGATGGCGCAGCGCTCTGTTTACCAGAATATGCGCGCCTCGTTGCGCCGGGCCTTTGCGTTGCTCGAAAAGAAAATGCCGACGCTGCCTGATGCTTTTCGAAACGAAGCGGCCGAGGTCCTCTCCGCGGAAAAGAAAATACTCGCCCAGGAACAGCGCATTCTCGATCGACGTGCGAACGCGACCAAGATCCGGATTCACGGCGACTATCACCTCGGCCAGGTGCTCTCCACGGGAAAGGATTTTGTCATTCTCGATTTCGAAGGTGAGCCCGCCCGCGCGTTGGGTGAAAGGAAATTGAAGCGGTCGGCGTTGCGGGACGTCGCCGGGATGATGCGCTCATTCCAATACGCCGCTTACAGCGCGCTCTGGCAACCGGCGATGCGGGTGGAGGACGTTCCTTTTCTCGAACGCTGGGCCGACCTTTGGTATCGCCAGATGAGCAGCACGTTTTTGCAGAGTTATCTCAACGCCACCGATGGGGCGCCGTTCATTCCCTCCGATCAGGGCGACTTTGAGATTCTGCTCGAGGCCTACCTGCTGGATAAAGCGGTTTACGAAATCGGTTATGAGCTCAATAACCGTCCTGATTGGGTCGTTATTCCTGTCCGCGGGATAAAGCACATCCTGGGCGCCATTTAGCCGCCGGAGCGAACCAAGGTTCTCCCCGGGCGAACGATGTCGGTTTGCGTCCCGAAACCAATTTTCTCTCGCGCACCGGGGGGTTCTCCGTAGCTTGTTCGACCCGCATGGATGCAGAATTGGAAAAGCTCGTTGAATCAGGAAAGCTCACCGCCCGCCAGGCGGACCAACTCGAAAAACTCCAGCCCGGCACATTTTGTTTGCACAAAAGCTGGGGATTCGGCCGGGTGGCGGAGTGGAATCTTCTCCTCAACCAGATCCTGATCGATTTTCCGGGGAAGAAGGCGCATCCGATGCAGCTTTCCTATGCGTCGGAAAATCTGACGGTGATTCCGCCGGAGCATTTTCTCGCCAAGAAAGCTAACGACCTCAGCGGAATCAGGGAGCTGGTGAAAAAAGATCCCACGGCGGTCATGCGCAACATTCTCGAAAGTCTCGGGGGATCGGCCACCCTGACGCAGATCAGCCAACTGATGCTGGGCGATATTTTTAGCGAGCCGGAGTGGAAGCGCTGGTGGGATTCGACCAAGAAGCTCCTGAATAAGGAAGGCTACTTCTTTATTCCGACCAAGAAAAACGAACCGATCCAGTTGCGAGGCGAGAAGGTGTCGCGAGCGGATGAGCTGATTGCATTCTTTAAACAGGCCCGCCAGCCGAAGGAGCAGGCCGCCGCGCTCGATCAGATCATTAAGTTCCACAATGAGTTCGACAAACCGGAGGCGCAGTTACAGCCGATCGTTAACACGATTGAAGAAGCCGCGGCGCGCAATCAACGGCTGAATCCTGTGCTGGTTTTCGAACTCGTGATGGCGCGCGACGATTTGCTGGAGCGCAGCCCAAAGCTCAAAACCACGAATCTCAGTCTTACGCTGGCTCGCCTGATCGCGGACGAGGAAACCCGGCTCATCACGATTCTGCCCAAGCTTCCGGCCTCCAAGGAACGTCGCGTCCTGCAGGCCCTGCCGGCTGCGCTTGGCCCGACTTGGACCACGCGCGCCCTGCAACTCATGCAAAGCAATCACGCTCGAGTGGTGCTGCAGTTGCCGCGGGTCTTTGCCGAAAATGGACGACAGGACGAATTGCGCGCCTTTTTGCAGCGCGGCATTCGTGAGCATTCGGTGACGAGCGAAACGCTCGTCTGGCTTTGCAAGGAGCGCGCCGGAGAATGGCGCGACCTGATCACTCCCGACCTGCTCGGTGCGATCCTCTCGGCGCTCGAACGCGACCAGCACAACGAAACCAGCCGCGGAAGCAAACTGCGCGATCTCCTGCTCGACGATCGCGAATTGATTCCCGATATTTTCGACGGCGCGGAAGTGAGCCTCGCCCGGGACGCCATGCGCCGCCTGATGTTGACCCCGGTATTCGACGAGCTGACGAAACGCTCGCTCCTGGCGCGCATCATT
This Chthoniobacterales bacterium DNA region includes the following protein-coding sequences:
- a CDS encoding GreA/GreB family elongation factor, translating into MDAELEKLVESGKLTARQADQLEKLQPGTFCLHKSWGFGRVAEWNLLLNQILIDFPGKKAHPMQLSYASENLTVIPPEHFLAKKANDLSGIRELVKKDPTAVMRNILESLGGSATLTQISQLMLGDIFSEPEWKRWWDSTKKLLNKEGYFFIPTKKNEPIQLRGEKVSRADELIAFFKQARQPKEQAAALDQIIKFHNEFDKPEAQLQPIVNTIEEAAARNQRLNPVLVFELVMARDDLLERSPKLKTTNLSLTLARLIADEETRLITILPKLPASKERRVLQALPAALGPTWTTRALQLMQSNHARVVLQLPRVFAENGRQDELRAFLQRGIREHSVTSETLVWLCKERAGEWRDLITPDLLGAILSALERDQHNETSRGSKLRDLLLDDRELIPDIFDGAEVSLARDAMRRLMLTPVFDELTKRSLLARIIKLYPELESVITGEQKEEKSAALVVSWSSLEKRKAEYEELVNKKIPENSKEIGIARSYGDLRENFEFKAAKEMQAVLMRRKSELEIALHNARGTAFESPDTSQVSIGTVVGLREADTGKEETYSVLGAWDGDPDRGIISYQTAIGQALLGHKLGEIVTLTDEHETRRFAIISIDPAPIDVTPPDPSLTEITAEPVAAE